In a single window of the Ancylobacter polymorphus genome:
- a CDS encoding arginyltransferase has product MTEHSRDTPQFYLTAPSPCPYLPGRLERKVFTHLVGERATQLNDVLTHGGFRRSQSIAYRPACEQCRACVSVRVCVDDFRETRSFRRVRQANADLIGDIRAAIPTAEQYSLFRGYLDSRHSDGGMADMTVLDYAMMVEDSHVRTRLIEYRRHGPGTAISGRGQGALYGVALTDVLADGLSMVYSFYDPEEISRSLGTYMILDHIAKAKAMGLPFVYLGYWVEGSDKMSYKRRFLPQERLAPSGWLRVEE; this is encoded by the coding sequence GTGACCGAACATTCGCGCGACACACCGCAGTTCTACCTGACCGCTCCCTCGCCCTGCCCCTATCTGCCGGGCCGGCTGGAGCGGAAGGTCTTTACGCATCTGGTCGGTGAGCGCGCCACCCAGCTCAATGATGTGCTGACCCATGGCGGCTTCCGGCGCAGCCAGTCCATCGCCTATCGCCCCGCCTGCGAGCAGTGCCGCGCCTGCGTCTCGGTGCGCGTCTGCGTCGATGATTTCCGCGAGACGCGCAGTTTCCGCCGCGTGCGCCAGGCCAATGCCGATCTCATCGGCGACATCCGTGCCGCGATACCGACCGCCGAGCAGTATTCGCTGTTCCGCGGCTATCTCGACAGCCGCCATTCGGATGGCGGCATGGCGGACATGACCGTGCTGGACTACGCCATGATGGTAGAGGACAGCCATGTCCGCACCCGGCTCATCGAGTACCGTCGCCACGGGCCCGGCACGGCGATCAGCGGGCGCGGCCAGGGCGCGCTCTACGGCGTGGCGCTGACCGACGTGCTCGCGGATGGCCTGTCCATGGTCTATTCCTTCTACGATCCCGAAGAAATCAGCCGCTCGCTCGGCACCTATATGATCCTCGATCACATCGCCAAGGCGAAGGCGATGGGGCTGCCTTTCGTCTATCTCGGCTATTGGGTCGAGGGGTCGGACAAGATGAGCTACAAGCGCCGCTTCCTGCCGCAGGAACGCCTCGCCCCGTCTGGCTGGCTGCGGGTGGAGGAGTAG